A genome region from Canis lupus dingo isolate Sandy chromosome 7, ASM325472v2, whole genome shotgun sequence includes the following:
- the GARIN4 gene encoding Golgi associated RAB2 interactor protein 4 has translation MNTESLLPYHTAQSGSGVGMFNTTMGKLQRQLHKGEYDIFKYAPIFESDFIQITKRGEVIDVHNRVRMVTVGIASTSPILPLPDVMLLARPAAGCEEHGRGQAAKGKGRKAAKALELTRLLPLKFVRISIHDREKQQLRLKFATGRSCYLQLSPPLHGREDLFAHWEKLIYLLRPPVDSNSSTYAIPAGDMLCMPEFEEEDGRSAAGADFQGKGDQDQVSIRSLHVVSEVAGATSAAFAGGEGPPRDAHKPSRSTHAAELALGSAAGATAAAAAAGTAAGFAAAIAAGTAAGALGVAITKPGGAPSASPKSAAAAVAGAAKTPGFPSDSSTSLSPEPSKALAFAGAAGEAAQDAAAARLTQARRAGGAAEPAGRGRGRRRERRERREKERARRGSRRRRPADSRHKASGDKGPRKASSRASAGRRAAREDQERGRRSPGDARRAQPSGGHAPAATESRTSHRSGRSASTASSGSARKRLSRIGVFLRNVRANLATRTVASARRRGVDALAKTAEGGGMEAILEAAESGQLAGAGSGTHGILETVTFGAHS, from the coding sequence ATGAACACCGAGTCCCTGCTCCCCTACCACACGGCCCAGAGCGGCTCGGGAGTGGGCATGTTCAACACCACCATGGGGAAGCTGCAGCGACAACTGCACAAGGGAGAATACGACATATTCAAGTATGCGCCTATTTTTGAAAGCGACTTTATCCAGATTACCAAGAGGGGAGAAGTCATCGACGTGCACAACCGGGTGAGAATGGTGACGGTGGGCATCGCATCCACCAGCCCGATCCTGCCGCTCCCGGACGTCATGCTGCTGGCCCGGCCGGCCGCGGGCTGCGAGGAGCACGGGCGCGGCCAGGCCGCCAAGGGCAAAGGCCGCAAGGCTGCAAAGGCCTTGGAGCTCACCAGGCTCCTTCCCCTGAAGTTCGTGAGGATCTCCATTCACGACCGTGAGAAACAGCAGCTGCGCCTCAAGTTCGCCACGGGCCGCTCGTGCTACCTGCAGCTGAGCCCGCCTCTGCACGGGCGGGAAGACCTCTTCGCCCACTGGGAAAAGCTCATCTACCTCCTGCGGCCACCGGTGGACAGTAACAGCAGCACCTACGCCATCCCGGCGGGGGACATGCTGTGCATGCCCGAGTTTGAGGAAGAGGACGGGAGGAGCGCGGCAGGGGCCGATTTCCAAGGGAAAGGGGATCAGGACCAGGTCAGCATCCGGAGCCTCCACGTGGTCTCCGAGGTGGCCGGGGCCACCTCTGCCGCTTTTGCTGGCGGGGAGGGGCCCCCTCGGGACGCCCACAAACCCTCCCGGAGCACGCACGCTGCAGAGCTCGCCCTGGGGTCGGCGGCAGGTGcaacggcggcggcggcggcggcggggacagCGGCGGGGTTCGCGGCGGCGATCGCGGCCGGCACCGCGGCAGGTGCACTGGGCGTGGCCATCACCAAGCCTGGGGGCGCCCCCAGCGCGTCCCCCAAGAGCGCGGCAGCGGCCGTGGCAGGTGCCGCCAAGACCCCGGGGTTTCCTTCGGACTCGTCCACCAGCCTCTCCCCGGAGCCCAGCAAGGCCCTGGCGTTCGCCGGGGCGGCGGGAGAGGCGGCGCAGGACGCGGCGGCGGCCCGGCTCACCCAGGCGCGcagggcgggcggcgcggcggagccggcggggaggggccgcgggCGCCGCAGGGAGCGGAGGGAGCGCCGCGAGAAGGAGCGGGCCCGCCGCGGGTCGCGCCGCCGCAGGCCCGCCGACAGCCGCCACAAGGCCTCGGGGGACAAGGGCCCCCGGAAAGCCTCCAGCCGGGCCTCCGCCGGCCGCAGGGCCGCGCGCGAGGACCAGGAGCGGGGCCGCCGCAGCCCCGGGGACGCCCGGCGCGCGCAGCCCTCGGGCGGCCACGCCCCCGCGGCCACGGAGTCCCGGACCTCGCACAGGTCGGGGCGCAGCGCGTCCACCGCCAGCTCGGGCTCCGCCCGCAAGAGGCTCAGCAGGATCGGCGTGTTCCTGAGGAACGTCAGGGCCAACCTCGCGACGCGCACCGTGGCCTCCGCGCGCCGCCGAGGCGTGGACGCGCTGGCCAAGACCGCGGAGGGGGGCGGCATGGAGGCCATCCTCGAGGCCGCGGAGAGCGGCCAGCTGGCGGGCGCGGGGAGCGGGACACACGGCATCCTGGAGACAGTGACCTTCGGAGCCCATTCGTAG
- the ATF3 gene encoding cyclic AMP-dependent transcription factor ATF-3 isoform X2, producing MMLQHPGQVSASEVSASAIVPCLSPPGSLVFEDFANLTPFVKEELRFAIQNKHLCHRMSSALESVTVSGRPLEMTVTKTEVAPEEDERKKRRRERNKIAAAKCRNKKKEKTECLQKESEKLESVNAELKAQIEELKNEKQHLIYMLNLHRPTCIVRAQNGRTPEDERNLFIQQIKEGTLQS from the exons ATGATGCTTCAACACCCAGGCCAGGTCTCTGCCTCGGAAGTCAGTGCGTCGGCCATCGTCCCCTGCCTGTCCCCTCCTGGGTCACTGGTGTTTGAGGATTTTGCTAACCTGACACCCTTTGTCAAGGAAGAGCTGAGGTTCGCCATCCAGAACAAGCACCTCTGTCACCGGATGTCCTCTGCACTGGAGTCGGTCACCGTCAGCGGCAGGCCCCTTGAGATGACAGTCACGAAAACTGAG GTAGCCCCTgaagaagatgaaaggaaaaagaggcgGCGGGAAAGAAATAAGATTGCAGCTGCCAAGTGCCGCaacaagaaaaaggagaagacagaGTGCCTGCAGAAA GAGTCGGAGAAGCTGGAGAGTGTGAACGCCGAACTGAAGGCCCAAATCGAGGAGCTCAAGAACGAGAAGCAGCATTTGATATACATGCTCAACCTTCATCGGCCCACGTGTATTGTCCGGGCTCAGAATGGGCGGACTCCAGAAGATGAGAGAAACCTTTTTATCCAACAGATAAAAGAAGGAACATTGCAAAGCTAA
- the ATF3 gene encoding cyclic AMP-dependent transcription factor ATF-3 isoform X1, which translates to MSSGKMMLQHPGQVSASEVSASAIVPCLSPPGSLVFEDFANLTPFVKEELRFAIQNKHLCHRMSSALESVTVSGRPLEMTVTKTEVAPEEDERKKRRRERNKIAAAKCRNKKKEKTECLQKESEKLESVNAELKAQIEELKNEKQHLIYMLNLHRPTCIVRAQNGRTPEDERNLFIQQIKEGTLQS; encoded by the exons ATGAGCAGTGG CAAAATGATGCTTCAACACCCAGGCCAGGTCTCTGCCTCGGAAGTCAGTGCGTCGGCCATCGTCCCCTGCCTGTCCCCTCCTGGGTCACTGGTGTTTGAGGATTTTGCTAACCTGACACCCTTTGTCAAGGAAGAGCTGAGGTTCGCCATCCAGAACAAGCACCTCTGTCACCGGATGTCCTCTGCACTGGAGTCGGTCACCGTCAGCGGCAGGCCCCTTGAGATGACAGTCACGAAAACTGAG GTAGCCCCTgaagaagatgaaaggaaaaagaggcgGCGGGAAAGAAATAAGATTGCAGCTGCCAAGTGCCGCaacaagaaaaaggagaagacagaGTGCCTGCAGAAA GAGTCGGAGAAGCTGGAGAGTGTGAACGCCGAACTGAAGGCCCAAATCGAGGAGCTCAAGAACGAGAAGCAGCATTTGATATACATGCTCAACCTTCATCGGCCCACGTGTATTGTCCGGGCTCAGAATGGGCGGACTCCAGAAGATGAGAGAAACCTTTTTATCCAACAGATAAAAGAAGGAACATTGCAAAGCTAA